The following proteins come from a genomic window of Lolium rigidum isolate FL_2022 chromosome 5, APGP_CSIRO_Lrig_0.1, whole genome shotgun sequence:
- the LOC124656034 gene encoding F-box/LRR-repeat protein At3g26922-like, whose translation MEAGSPSRRKRKLEEPPAATAEGGTHAREPPPGAGQGEEGGPTAVDRISDLPDPILADIISLLPTKGGARTQILASRWRHLWRLGSLNLDCDGLGRGGYYNPNDDHAVAALIPRVLSTHPGPGRRLCVPANYLRSRPAAVDTWLGSPTLDGLCELEFLDVYEKIRPWPSLPESAFRFSPTLRVAIIRKCHLPDSATQALHFPQLKQLALENTVMSETSLHSMIAGCPALECLLIHSTSGVRCIRINSLTLRSFGVCVGPQLTDELQLEELIIEDAPSLERLHRLDLFDGLHVSLTSAPKLKTIGCLTDISRSPLDGPAQVIQGLHLDRLTAVLCTVNMLAIDLFLLDLDTVIELMKCFPCLEKLYIQSVQAEKNLWRRKHRNLIKCFDIRLKTIGLGSYRGIKSEVDFVTFFVLNAKVLELMIVQIHPGDYYRGFAAEESRRLKFENRASRGAQIHFTTDRCLRRILEINHVRDLDLTDPFICRYRH comes from the exons ATGGAGGCGGGGAGTCCTAGTCGGAGGAAGAGGAAACTAGAAGAGCCGCCTGCGGCTACGGCGGAGGGAGGCACTCACGCCCGAGAACCGCCGCCCGGAGCGGGCCAAGGCGAGGAAGGAGGCCCCACCGCCGTCGACCGCATCAGCGACCTCCCGGACCCCATCCTCGCCGACATCATCTCCCTCCTCCCCACCAAGGGCGGCGCCCGCACCCAGATCCTCGCGTCccggtggcgccacctctggcgcCTCGGCTCCCTCAACCTCGACTGCGACGGCCTCGGCCGTGGCGGCTACTACAACCCCAACGATGACCATGCCGTCGCCGCCCTCATCCCTCGCGTCCTCTCCACCCACCCGGGGCCCGGCCGTCGGTTGTGCGTCCCCGCGAACTATCTCCGCTCCCGACCGGCTGCCGTCGACACCTGGCTTGGCTCCCCAACTCTTGACGGCCTTTGCGAGCTCGAGTTCCTGGACGTCTATGAGAAAATAAGGCCGTGGCCGTCCCTCCCGGAATCTGCGTTCCGCTTCTCACCCACCCTACGTGTTGCCATCATCCGGAAATGCCACCTCCCCGACTCTGCTACTCAGGCCCTTCACTTTCCCCAGCTTAAGCAGCTCGCTCTTGAGAACACTGTCATGTCGGAGACATCGCTGCACAGCATGATTGCCGGGTGTCCTGCTCTGGAGTGCTTGCTGATTCACAGCACCTCGGGCGTCCGTTGCATTCGGATCAACTCCCTTACCCTTAGAAGCTTCGGCGTGTGTGTTGGTCCTCAGCTGACAGATGAACTCCAGCTCGAGGAACTCATCATCGAGGACGCCCCTTCCCTTGAAAGGTTGCACCGTCTTGATCTATTTGATGGCTTGCATGTATCATTGACCTCAGCGCCTAAGTTGAAGACCATAGGCTGCCTTACTGACATCTCCAGAAGTCCCTTGGATGGCCCTGCCCAAGTTATTCAG GGATTGCATCTTGATAGGCTGACGGCGGTGCTATGCACTGTCAATATGTTAGCTATTGATTTGTTTTTGCTTGATCTGGATACAGTTATTGAGTTGATGAAATGCTTTCCCTGCTTAGAGAAGTTGTATATTCAG TCTGTACAAGCAGAGAAAAATTTATGGCGTCGTAAACATCGGAATCTTATCAAATGTTTTGACATCCGCTTAAAAACAATAGGATTGGGATCCTATCGGGGCATCAAGTCAGAAGTTGACTTCGTCACATTCTTCGTACTGAATGCAAAAGTGCTTGAGTTAATGATAGTTCAGATTCACCCTGGTGATTACTATCGGGGATTTGCTGCAGAGGAGTCTAGGAGGCTGAAGTTTGAGAACAGAGCTTCAAGAGGTGCTCAGATTCACTTTACAACTGATAGATGTCTCCGTCGTATTTTAGAAATCAACCATGTCCGTGATTTGGATCTAACGGATCCCTTCATATGTAGATACCGACATTGA